A genomic segment from Alteribacillus bidgolensis encodes:
- the rnr gene encoding ribonuclease R, translating to MKKLDQEKRQQLLQYMKEEAVKPMSVSEIQEEMDMNGSEETKALMKVLNELEEEGDIVRTRSNRYGIPEKMNLLKGKVQSHQRGFAFILPENKDEDDVFVPAGDLNGAMNRDTVLVRVHRKSSGSKPEGAIVRILERGTSKIVGTYVDNRSYGFVEVDDKHITNDIFIPQDAENGAVDGHKVVVEITKYPEGRFSAEGKVVNILGHKNDPGVDILSIIHKHGLPGDFPEEAINHAHSVPDQINPEEIANRRDLREETIVTIDGADAKDLDDAVQVKKLDNGNYLLGVHIADVSYYVEEGSPIDEEAFERGTSVYLVDRVIPMIPHRLSNGICSLNPKVDRLTLSCEMEINEKGEVVNHDIFQSVIRTNERMTYTDVRLILEENDEETREKYKELVPFFELMEELAAILRKKRFSRGAIDFDFKEASVKVDEDGNPIDIVLLDRSVAERLIEEFMLAANETVAEHFHWMKVPFVYRIHEDPDSEKLERFLEFVTNFGYVVKGSANTVHPSALQKVLDEVKGEPEEAVINTVLLRSMQQAKYDPENVGHFGLASEFYTHFTSPIRRYPDLIVHRLIREYLVKKNMDGKTQSEWKEKLPDITRHASEMERRAVDAEREVDDLKKAQYMEDKVGEEFTGFISGAANFGLFVELENTIEGMVHISYLTDDYYHFDEKQYALIGERTANIFRIGDEVEVRVINVNVEEHDIDFEIVGMKGSKKRTRKDRPKVIEGGKRSNGKKGSKQSENGPKAKKGRQKGKNKNRKNKPFYENVSKKKSKKK from the coding sequence ATGAAAAAGTTGGACCAAGAAAAAAGGCAGCAATTATTGCAGTATATGAAAGAAGAAGCAGTAAAACCTATGTCTGTTAGTGAGATACAAGAAGAAATGGACATGAATGGTTCAGAAGAAACAAAAGCATTAATGAAGGTCCTTAATGAGTTGGAGGAAGAGGGAGACATTGTCCGCACGCGCAGCAACCGTTACGGGATTCCGGAAAAAATGAATTTATTAAAAGGGAAGGTGCAAAGCCACCAGCGCGGTTTTGCTTTTATACTGCCCGAAAATAAAGACGAAGACGATGTATTCGTTCCAGCTGGTGATTTAAATGGAGCAATGAATCGAGACACAGTTCTTGTCCGTGTTCACCGAAAGTCATCAGGGTCCAAACCAGAAGGAGCCATCGTCCGCATCTTAGAACGGGGCACTTCGAAAATTGTTGGTACCTATGTAGATAATCGTTCTTACGGTTTTGTTGAAGTCGATGATAAACATATTACCAATGACATTTTTATTCCGCAGGATGCAGAAAATGGTGCCGTCGACGGCCATAAAGTGGTCGTGGAAATCACCAAGTATCCAGAAGGGCGTTTTAGTGCAGAAGGAAAAGTGGTCAATATCCTCGGACACAAAAATGACCCTGGTGTTGATATTTTATCCATTATTCATAAACACGGACTTCCAGGCGATTTTCCTGAAGAAGCCATCAATCATGCTCACAGTGTGCCAGATCAAATTAATCCCGAAGAAATCGCTAACCGCCGGGACTTGCGTGAAGAAACCATTGTAACCATTGACGGGGCCGATGCTAAGGACCTTGACGACGCGGTCCAAGTGAAAAAACTCGATAATGGCAATTATCTTCTCGGTGTTCATATCGCCGATGTCAGCTATTATGTGGAAGAAGGTTCACCGATTGATGAAGAAGCGTTTGAACGAGGCACCAGTGTATATTTAGTGGATAGAGTTATTCCAATGATTCCTCACCGTCTTTCAAATGGGATTTGCAGCTTGAATCCTAAGGTCGATCGTTTAACCCTTTCTTGTGAAATGGAAATTAACGAAAAAGGGGAAGTCGTGAACCACGATATATTCCAAAGCGTCATTCGAACGAATGAACGAATGACGTATACGGATGTACGACTGATTTTAGAAGAAAACGATGAAGAAACACGAGAAAAATACAAAGAACTCGTTCCATTTTTTGAGCTGATGGAAGAGCTTGCAGCTATCTTAAGAAAGAAACGCTTCAGCCGTGGAGCCATTGATTTTGACTTTAAAGAAGCCAGCGTAAAAGTGGATGAAGATGGTAATCCGATCGACATTGTACTGCTTGATCGTTCGGTAGCGGAGCGGCTTATTGAAGAATTTATGCTTGCAGCAAATGAAACAGTTGCCGAGCATTTTCACTGGATGAAAGTTCCATTTGTGTACAGAATTCACGAAGATCCGGATTCTGAAAAGCTGGAACGGTTTTTAGAATTTGTTACGAACTTCGGGTATGTGGTGAAAGGAAGCGCCAATACCGTTCATCCAAGCGCTCTGCAAAAAGTGCTCGATGAAGTAAAAGGCGAGCCGGAAGAAGCAGTTATTAATACGGTATTGCTTCGCTCCATGCAGCAAGCAAAATATGACCCGGAAAACGTCGGTCACTTTGGTCTTGCTTCTGAGTTTTATACTCATTTTACGTCCCCCATTCGGCGCTATCCCGATTTAATCGTCCACCGATTGATTCGAGAGTATTTAGTTAAGAAAAATATGGATGGAAAAACACAGTCTGAATGGAAAGAAAAGCTTCCAGACATTACCCGGCACGCCTCAGAAATGGAGCGCCGCGCGGTAGATGCAGAACGTGAAGTAGATGATTTGAAGAAAGCACAGTATATGGAAGACAAGGTCGGAGAAGAATTCACCGGATTTATAAGCGGAGCAGCCAATTTTGGTTTATTCGTAGAACTCGAAAATACGATTGAAGGCATGGTGCACATTAGTTATCTCACCGATGATTATTACCATTTCGATGAAAAACAGTATGCATTAATCGGGGAGCGAACAGCTAATATTTTCAGAATCGGTGATGAAGTAGAGGTCCGTGTAATCAACGTGAACGTAGAAGAGCATGATATCGACTTTGAAATTGTCGGCATGAAAGGCTCTAAAAAACGTACCCGAAAAGACCGTCCTAAAGTAATCGAAGGCGGAAAACGCTCCAATGGTAAAAAAGGAAGTAAACAGAGTGAAAATGGACCAAAAGCGAAAAAAGGCCGGCAAAAAGGAAAAAATAAAAATCGCAAGAATAAGCCCTTTTATGAAAATGTCTCTAAGAAAAAAAGCAAGAAAAAATAG
- the uxuA gene encoding mannonate dehydratase, with translation MQMVFRWYGENNDSVSLNHINQIPGVSGVVWAFHHKQPGEKWGLSEILKEKEHIESKGLNIDVVESVNIHEDIKLGLPTRDQYIDNYKETIRNLAEAGVKVICYNFMPVFDWIRTDLRKEMEDGSTALFYENDKINNITPEELIRKVTENPEFTMPGWEPERLEHIQSLINQYKGVTAEDLRENLRYFLERVIPVCKECDVRMAIHPDDPPWSVFNLPRIVSTQDDLQKLVSLVDSECNGLTLCSGALGAHPDNDIPKMIYDFKDRIHFAHVRNVRRYDNGDFIETSHRAEDGSVDIVKVIQAYHDIGYKGYIRPDHGRHLWGEECRPGYGLYDRALGIMYMHGIWDTMEKGGS, from the coding sequence ATGCAAATGGTTTTTAGATGGTATGGGGAAAACAATGATAGTGTATCATTGAACCATATTAACCAAATTCCAGGAGTTTCCGGCGTTGTTTGGGCATTTCACCATAAACAGCCTGGAGAAAAATGGGGACTATCAGAGATTCTGAAAGAAAAGGAGCATATAGAATCAAAAGGACTAAATATTGATGTTGTTGAAAGTGTGAACATTCACGAAGATATTAAGCTAGGGTTACCAACTAGAGATCAATATATAGATAATTATAAGGAAACTATTCGTAATCTGGCAGAAGCAGGAGTGAAAGTGATTTGCTACAACTTCATGCCTGTGTTTGACTGGATCAGAACCGACTTAAGAAAAGAAATGGAAGATGGTTCTACTGCTTTATTTTATGAAAACGATAAGATAAACAATATAACACCAGAAGAACTCATTAGAAAAGTTACGGAAAACCCAGAATTTACAATGCCCGGTTGGGAGCCAGAGAGGCTGGAGCACATTCAATCATTAATTAATCAATATAAAGGTGTGACAGCGGAAGATTTACGTGAAAATTTACGTTACTTCCTAGAACGAGTAATACCTGTATGTAAGGAATGCGATGTTCGTATGGCCATTCACCCGGACGATCCACCTTGGTCTGTTTTTAACCTGCCAAGAATCGTTTCTACTCAAGATGATCTTCAAAAGCTGGTTTCGTTGGTGGACAGTGAATGTAATGGATTGACGCTTTGCAGCGGTGCGCTCGGAGCCCATCCTGATAATGATATTCCTAAGATGATTTATGATTTTAAAGATAGAATTCATTTTGCGCATGTTCGAAATGTAAGGCGTTATGACAATGGAGACTTTATTGAAACCTCTCATCGTGCAGAGGATGGGTCCGTTGATATTGTAAAAGTGATACAAGCTTATCACGATATTGGTTATAAAGGCTATATCCGCCCGGACCACGGCCGGCACCTTTGGGGTGAAGAATGTCGTCCAGGATATGGGTTGTATGACAGAGCACTTGGTATTATGTATATGCACGGAATTTGGGATACTATGGAGAAAGGCGGTTCTTAA
- a CDS encoding alpha/beta hydrolase: MIGCLCLHGFTGSPWELEPLADRLRQEYKWLVYTPVLPGHDQHENLKEASYKTWIYKADLAASELFVHCEKVFVIGFSMGGMLASYIAARYPVSRVVLLSAAAQYIGAGQLVKDMGVMLETGVKGEMKKHPWYPIFNDKIHTPIQAVVEFRKAVKAVTPFLKDIKVPVFIGQGVQDGLVPRRSAEFLHEKIETPLKQLHFYEQSKHFLCHGENSAQVIEDVETFLLSASPAQQVVWKSAD; encoded by the coding sequence ATGATTGGTTGTCTATGTTTACACGGTTTTACAGGATCACCCTGGGAGTTAGAGCCATTGGCAGATCGGCTAAGGCAAGAGTATAAGTGGCTGGTGTATACTCCGGTGCTGCCAGGCCATGATCAACATGAAAATTTAAAGGAAGCTTCTTATAAAACGTGGATATATAAAGCTGATCTTGCAGCAAGCGAATTATTTGTCCATTGTGAAAAAGTCTTTGTCATTGGTTTTTCAATGGGTGGAATGCTCGCCAGTTACATAGCTGCACGTTACCCTGTATCAAGGGTAGTATTATTAAGTGCTGCTGCTCAATACATTGGAGCTGGACAGCTCGTGAAAGATATGGGTGTGATGCTTGAAACAGGCGTGAAAGGAGAAATGAAAAAGCATCCATGGTATCCGATTTTTAATGACAAAATTCACACACCGATCCAGGCAGTGGTAGAATTCCGAAAAGCCGTTAAAGCAGTGACCCCGTTTTTAAAAGACATCAAAGTGCCTGTGTTTATTGGCCAAGGAGTACAGGATGGTTTAGTGCCTAGAAGAAGCGCCGAATTTTTACATGAAAAAATCGAGACACCCTTGAAACAGCTTCATTTTTATGAACAATCCAAACATTTTCTCTGCCATGGAGAAAACAGCGCGCAAGTAATTGAAGACGTGGAGACATTTTTACTTTCTGCATCACCTGCACAGCAAGTAGTATGGAAAAGTGCTGATTGA
- a CDS encoding GMC oxidoreductase yields MNSYIAKDSDTLRSIAKKLRLDLDLLMAANPQILNPDHDITGQKVKLRPPINIPICKPLAPSTDQKHWIPLTSLEKMAKNEYDVIIVGTGAGGPATLWRLCEQWKREEKRIGIIERGDLLTSTHALNVPTMNATRKTDLYKNIGYSLGKYFTHFPGATEVFALGGRTLFWSGNSPRLHPIDMAKGPVTYKELLPYYNIAERVMNVTKEYTKDSMITTKMLEILRSSGFPDAMEMPMAVDLSGTKFGQVHSDAFFSAISFLAMALNQRPFDLAVRARAVEIYRENERATGIRVMSPEKKSYVIKAKNIVLSASTWETPRLLLNSGIKERSIGHYLMNHSKVVATPKVNRDDFPEMLGTLATLIPRKKKRPYQITVYGPELERYMWYSAYEEKPVLKDFKIGIEALGIVEPRFENHISLDPNRVDAYGVPEIKVHFSYSEKDMEIIIKMMNGVNHVISGIGESMTIKNEKSDLCLWVPGDDYHEMGTCRMGNDPLTSVTNRYGQIHRIPNLYVADNSVLPFSGAANPTLTTISLAIRTADYIINQLR; encoded by the coding sequence ATGAACAGTTATATTGCTAAAGACAGTGATACATTAAGAAGTATCGCTAAAAAACTGCGTTTAGATCTAGACCTACTTATGGCTGCCAATCCTCAAATTTTAAATCCCGATCATGACATTACCGGACAAAAAGTAAAATTAAGGCCACCGATAAATATTCCTATCTGTAAACCCTTGGCCCCGTCAACTGATCAAAAACACTGGATTCCCTTAACGTCTTTAGAAAAAATGGCGAAAAACGAATATGACGTGATTATAGTAGGGACCGGAGCAGGAGGGCCAGCCACTTTGTGGAGACTGTGTGAACAGTGGAAAAGGGAAGAAAAGCGAATAGGTATAATTGAAAGAGGAGATCTACTGACATCCACTCATGCACTTAATGTTCCAACGATGAATGCAACAAGAAAAACTGATTTATACAAAAACATAGGATACTCGCTTGGAAAGTACTTTACCCATTTTCCAGGGGCAACGGAAGTTTTTGCTCTAGGAGGAAGAACTTTGTTCTGGTCGGGCAATTCTCCTCGTTTACATCCTATCGACATGGCAAAGGGCCCTGTCACTTACAAAGAATTACTCCCATATTACAATATTGCTGAACGAGTTATGAACGTTACGAAAGAGTATACGAAAGATTCAATGATTACTACAAAGATGCTCGAAATCCTGAGAAGCAGTGGTTTCCCTGATGCAATGGAAATGCCGATGGCTGTCGATCTTTCAGGAACAAAATTTGGCCAGGTTCATTCTGACGCGTTTTTTAGTGCGATTTCGTTTCTTGCGATGGCCTTAAATCAAAGGCCATTTGACTTAGCTGTTAGAGCACGCGCCGTCGAAATCTATAGGGAAAATGAAAGAGCAACAGGTATTCGAGTGATGTCTCCTGAAAAAAAATCTTATGTTATAAAAGCAAAGAATATTGTCCTATCGGCTAGTACATGGGAAACTCCTCGTCTTCTTTTGAATTCTGGTATTAAAGAAAGATCTATCGGTCATTATTTAATGAATCATTCAAAAGTTGTAGCAACACCAAAAGTTAACAGAGATGATTTTCCAGAGATGCTAGGAACACTCGCTACTCTTATCCCCCGCAAGAAAAAGCGTCCCTATCAAATAACTGTTTACGGCCCTGAACTTGAAAGGTATATGTGGTATTCGGCTTATGAAGAGAAACCTGTATTAAAAGATTTTAAAATTGGCATTGAAGCCTTAGGTATTGTAGAACCTCGTTTTGAAAACCATATTTCTCTCGATCCAAATAGAGTGGATGCATATGGGGTACCAGAAATAAAAGTTCATTTTTCCTATAGTGAAAAGGATATGGAGATTATAATAAAAATGATGAACGGGGTAAATCACGTGATATCCGGTATAGGAGAATCAATGACTATAAAAAATGAAAAATCTGACCTATGTTTATGGGTACCCGGAGACGATTACCATGAAATGGGGACTTGCCGTATGGGGAATGATCCTTTAACATCTGTAACCAACCGTTATGGTCAAATACATAGAATACCTAATTTATATGTGGCAGACAATAGTGTTTTACCATTTAGCGGAGCCGCTAATCCTACATTAACAACAATTTCATTAGCCATTCGTACGGCAGATTATATAATTAATCAATTAAGATAA
- a CDS encoding TRAP transporter large permease, translating into MMAFMLFISFIVFIFLGVPIAFSLGLSSLIYILIMDIPLNIMVQKMFEGINSFVLLCIPGFILAGNLMNAGGITSRIIDFTNKIVGHIRGGLGLANVGSSMGFAGISGTALADTASIGSVMIPAMKREGYDGPFAVAVTSSSSTVGPIIPPSLPMIIVGTLATVSIGDLFLAGAVPGILLGLSLMLLTYIISVIKGYPKGERQKLSVIIKAFPGAFWALMMTVVILVGILSGIFTPTEAAIIAVVYALIVGLFIYRDLKITLIPKIMVDSMVSTAGIMLLVGFANLYGWILVSEQIPQLVADTILSISGNAIVVILLLNLLLLFIGTFMETIAALVILFPVLLPVATQIGMDPIQFGVMMVLNLMIGLSTPPVGVCLFVASNIGRVSLVRASIALLPFLAVSLIVLLLVSFIPEITLFLPNLLDS; encoded by the coding sequence ATGATGGCTTTCATGCTATTTATTTCATTTATTGTGTTCATATTTTTAGGTGTGCCAATTGCTTTTAGCTTAGGGCTTTCATCGTTAATTTATATTCTTATAATGGATATTCCGTTAAATATAATGGTTCAAAAAATGTTTGAAGGTATCAACTCATTTGTTCTCTTATGTATCCCGGGATTTATTTTGGCTGGAAATCTGATGAATGCAGGCGGGATTACGAGCCGTATTATCGACTTTACGAATAAAATTGTTGGTCATATTCGTGGAGGTTTAGGGCTGGCCAACGTCGGTTCTTCGATGGGGTTTGCTGGTATTTCCGGTACGGCTCTGGCGGATACAGCGAGTATCGGGTCGGTCATGATTCCAGCGATGAAAAGAGAAGGCTATGATGGTCCATTTGCTGTTGCCGTTACTTCTTCTTCGTCTACGGTCGGTCCAATCATACCGCCTTCATTACCGATGATTATTGTTGGTACGTTAGCAACTGTATCGATTGGTGATTTATTTTTAGCAGGGGCCGTTCCAGGCATTTTATTAGGGCTGAGCTTAATGCTTCTCACCTATATCATATCTGTCATAAAAGGCTATCCTAAAGGAGAACGGCAAAAATTATCTGTCATTATAAAAGCATTTCCTGGAGCCTTTTGGGCACTAATGATGACCGTTGTTATTTTAGTGGGGATATTAAGCGGCATTTTTACTCCGACAGAAGCTGCGATTATTGCAGTGGTTTATGCTCTAATAGTAGGATTGTTCATTTACCGGGATTTGAAAATAACGCTCATTCCTAAAATTATGGTGGATTCAATGGTCAGCACCGCAGGAATAATGCTGCTTGTAGGATTTGCAAACTTATATGGCTGGATCCTTGTAAGTGAACAAATTCCACAGTTAGTTGCTGACACGATTCTTTCTATTTCAGGAAATGCAATCGTTGTTATACTGCTGTTGAACTTGCTGTTGTTATTTATTGGAACATTCATGGAAACCATTGCAGCTTTAGTCATTTTATTCCCTGTATTGCTGCCTGTCGCCACGCAGATAGGAATGGATCCCATTCAGTTTGGGGTCATGATGGTCCTTAACCTTATGATTGGTCTTTCCACACCACCTGTAGGGGTATGTTTATTTGTTGCTTCCAATATAGGGAGAGTATCTTTGGTTCGAGCGTCTATTGCCCTTTTGCCATTTTTAGCTGTAAGTTTAATCGTTTTGTTATTGGTCAGCTTTATACCTGAGATTACCCTGTTTTTACCTAATTTATTAGACTCATAG
- a CDS encoding Rieske (2Fe-2S) protein has product MSELKRVNVCSAEDLKPGQRQLVKADRSETAILNINGQLYAVRNKCPHQGSTTG; this is encoded by the coding sequence GTGAGTGAATTAAAAAGAGTAAACGTGTGTTCAGCAGAGGATTTAAAACCTGGACAACGACAGTTAGTAAAAGCTGATAGATCAGAAACTGCTATTTTAAATATAAATGGTCAGTTATATGCTGTTCGAAATAAATGTCCACATCAGGGCAGCACCACGGGTTAA
- the smpB gene encoding SsrA-binding protein SmpB — protein MAVKTEGRVLAQNKKARHDYFIEETHEAGIVLKGTEIKAIRAGRVNIKDSFARIEHGELFLHNAHISHYEQGNQFNHDPLRTRKLLLHRREINKLIGKSQQAGYSIVPLKVYIKNGVAKVLIGLAKGKKKYDKREALKQKDAKRDMERAIRREMKGE, from the coding sequence ATGGCAGTAAAAACGGAAGGAAGAGTTCTAGCACAAAACAAAAAAGCCCGCCACGATTATTTTATCGAGGAAACGCATGAAGCGGGAATCGTACTAAAAGGGACCGAAATCAAGGCAATCCGTGCCGGACGAGTTAATATAAAGGATAGTTTTGCAAGAATAGAACATGGGGAATTGTTTTTGCATAATGCGCATATAAGCCACTATGAGCAAGGCAATCAGTTTAACCATGATCCTTTGCGCACACGAAAACTACTGCTTCACCGCCGCGAGATCAATAAATTGATCGGGAAAAGCCAGCAAGCCGGCTACTCGATTGTACCGCTCAAAGTGTACATTAAAAATGGTGTAGCGAAAGTGCTGATCGGGCTTGCTAAAGGTAAAAAGAAATATGACAAGCGTGAAGCACTGAAACAAAAAGATGCAAAACGCGATATGGAGCGCGCGATCCGGCGTGAAATGAAAGGCGAATAA
- a CDS encoding alpha/beta hydrolase, giving the protein MKIVPPKPFTFEGGKRAVLLLHAFTGSSADVRMLGRYLQKRGYTCHAPIYQGHGVPPEELMETEHFDWWQDVERAWQKLKNDGYEEIAVAGLSLGGLMTLKVAYTYQVKGIVPMCAPMITSDNKERLYKGVLQYAKEYKQLEKKDDEQIEKEMEVFRQLPLDTLTSVNDLIEEVRDSLDMIYAPAFVVQAEQDDMVQPKSAEIIHEEISSDKKELKWYEESGHVITMDKEREQLQEDIYQFLEQLDWETDK; this is encoded by the coding sequence ATGAAAATTGTACCGCCAAAACCATTTACATTTGAGGGAGGAAAACGTGCGGTATTGTTATTGCATGCATTTACCGGCTCATCCGCGGATGTACGCATGTTAGGGCGCTATTTACAAAAAAGAGGATATACGTGTCATGCCCCTATTTATCAAGGTCATGGCGTTCCTCCGGAAGAATTGATGGAAACAGAGCATTTTGACTGGTGGCAGGATGTCGAACGAGCCTGGCAAAAACTAAAAAATGACGGCTATGAAGAAATCGCCGTTGCTGGTTTGTCTTTAGGTGGTTTAATGACGTTAAAAGTCGCTTACACTTATCAAGTAAAGGGGATTGTTCCTATGTGCGCCCCTATGATCACATCAGACAACAAAGAACGTTTGTATAAGGGAGTCTTACAATACGCAAAAGAGTATAAGCAGCTTGAAAAAAAAGATGATGAACAAATAGAAAAAGAGATGGAAGTATTTAGACAGCTCCCGCTGGATACACTCACGTCTGTTAATGATTTGATCGAAGAGGTGCGTGACTCGCTCGACATGATTTATGCCCCTGCGTTTGTTGTCCAAGCAGAGCAGGATGACATGGTGCAGCCAAAAAGCGCTGAAATTATTCATGAGGAAATTTCTTCTGATAAGAAAGAATTAAAATGGTATGAAGAATCTGGTCATGTTATTACGATGGATAAAGAAAGAGAACAGCTTCAAGAAGATATCTACCAGTTTTTAGAACAGCTTGATTGGGAAACAGATAAGTAA
- a CDS encoding SDR family oxidoreductase: MFPFHSNLKGKVAIVTGGGGVLCGDMAKELARQGVKVAVLSRKLENAQKVTDEIEKDGGEALAVSCDVLDKESIKEAEAYVRKHYESYDILINGAGGNHPDAATTEEYFLKEHLENDDVKTFFDLTEEGLKHVFHLNYIGAVLSTQVFMKGMLNKDSASVINISSMSAPSPMTKVLSYSSAKAGIDNFTQWLAVHMAKENIRCNAIAPGFFLTSQNHNLLLNEDGSLTERSNKIISHTPMERFGKPEDLLGTLLWLVDDNMSGFVNGVTIPVDGGFMAYSGV; the protein is encoded by the coding sequence ATGTTTCCATTTCATTCTAACTTAAAAGGGAAAGTTGCCATTGTTACTGGCGGAGGCGGAGTTTTGTGCGGTGATATGGCGAAAGAGCTAGCAAGACAAGGAGTGAAAGTCGCGGTACTCAGCAGAAAGCTTGAAAATGCTCAAAAAGTAACAGATGAAATTGAAAAAGACGGAGGCGAAGCGTTAGCTGTTTCTTGTGATGTGTTGGATAAAGAAAGCATTAAAGAGGCAGAAGCGTATGTACGAAAACATTACGAATCCTATGATATATTAATTAATGGAGCTGGAGGCAATCACCCTGACGCAGCGACAACAGAGGAGTATTTCCTTAAAGAACATCTTGAAAATGATGATGTAAAAACATTTTTTGACTTAACAGAAGAAGGATTGAAGCATGTTTTCCATTTAAACTATATTGGTGCCGTTCTTTCTACTCAAGTATTTATGAAAGGAATGCTGAATAAAGACAGTGCTTCGGTAATTAATATTTCTTCGATGAGTGCACCAAGCCCGATGACGAAAGTATTGTCGTACAGTTCAGCCAAAGCGGGAATTGATAACTTCACCCAATGGCTTGCTGTTCATATGGCAAAGGAAAATATTCGATGCAATGCGATTGCGCCCGGTTTCTTTTTGACATCACAAAATCATAATTTGCTATTAAATGAAGATGGTTCGTTGACAGAACGTTCTAACAAGATTATAAGCCACACACCAATGGAACGATTTGGGAAACCAGAAGATCTATTAGGAACATTACTATGGCTTGTAGATGATAACATGTCCGGGTTTGTTAATGGTGTTACGATTCCAGTAGACGGTGGATTTATGGCTTATTCTGGTGTGTGA
- a CDS encoding zinc-binding alcohol dehydrogenase family protein, translating to MKAIQVLEPGQLHITETNEPKKPEGKEVRVKVKRMGICGSDMHILHGENPFATYPRIIGHEVAGEVEEIGSDVSSVAAGDKVVLEPIAYCGECYACRNRRPNVCESIKVYGVHLDGGSQEYINVPEEALHRVNPDLDWSEIVLIEPFTIGAQAIYRGQVQKDDIVFIIGAGPIGLCCLKMAKEAGAKVIISDFNKERLQFAEKWGADVRIHPGEQDVEQTIQDWTNGMGANVVLDAVGTPQTFEQSVKIASTAGCVVLLGFDGTPSSIPQVEITKKELTVCGSRLQTYRFPVVIDLFNTKSFDVKELVSHEFELKDAEKAFQLMEDHPEKVRKVVIKI from the coding sequence ATGAAAGCGATCCAAGTACTCGAACCTGGTCAATTACACATTACCGAGACCAATGAGCCAAAAAAACCTGAAGGTAAAGAAGTCAGAGTGAAAGTAAAAAGAATGGGGATCTGCGGATCAGATATGCATATTCTTCATGGCGAGAACCCATTTGCTACGTATCCTCGTATTATTGGCCATGAAGTAGCGGGCGAAGTCGAAGAAATAGGAAGTGATGTTTCTTCCGTTGCTGCGGGAGATAAAGTAGTTTTGGAACCAATCGCTTACTGTGGTGAATGTTATGCTTGCCGGAATAGAAGACCTAACGTGTGTGAAAGTATTAAAGTCTATGGTGTTCACCTTGATGGCGGCAGCCAGGAATATATAAATGTACCTGAAGAAGCTCTTCATCGGGTGAATCCGGATCTGGACTGGTCGGAAATTGTGTTAATAGAGCCATTTACCATAGGTGCGCAAGCCATATACCGAGGACAAGTACAAAAAGATGATATCGTTTTTATCATTGGAGCAGGTCCAATTGGTTTATGCTGCTTAAAAATGGCGAAAGAAGCAGGCGCCAAGGTCATTATTTCTGATTTTAATAAGGAACGTTTGCAGTTTGCTGAAAAATGGGGAGCGGATGTACGGATTCACCCAGGAGAACAAGATGTTGAGCAAACCATTCAAGATTGGACGAATGGAATGGGAGCCAATGTGGTCCTTGATGCAGTCGGAACGCCGCAAACGTTTGAACAATCTGTAAAAATAGCGTCCACTGCTGGCTGCGTTGTTTTACTTGGGTTCGATGGAACACCTTCTTCCATTCCACAAGTAGAAATTACTAAAAAAGAGCTGACGGTTTGTGGTTCTAGACTGCAAACGTATCGCTTTCCTGTTGTTATTGATCTTTTTAACACCAAGAGCTTCGATGTTAAAGAGCTTGTTAGCCATGAATTTGAATTAAAAGATGCAGAAAAGGCTTTTCAATTAATGGAGGATCATCCAGAAAAAGTGAGAAAAGTTGTTATAAAAATATAG